One stretch of Cedecea neteri DNA includes these proteins:
- a CDS encoding D-lyxose/D-mannose family sugar isomerase gives MKRSEVNQYLNETRQFFARHDIQLPPFAGFSPQTWQQLDSHSWQEVFDLKLGWDITDFGGSDFLIMGLTLFTLRNGSPEGAPYAKTYAEKVMHVRENQMTPMHFHWSKQEDIINRGGGNLIVELWHSDPFEQPDESDITVVIDGCRQTHAAGSQLRLSPGESISLVPEMYHSFWGEPGYGDVLVGEVSMVNDDDHDNRFLKPLERFSTLTEDAGPELLLCHEYRRFI, from the coding sequence ATGAAACGCTCCGAGGTTAATCAGTACCTGAATGAAACCCGCCAGTTCTTTGCCCGCCACGATATCCAGCTGCCGCCGTTCGCCGGGTTCTCGCCGCAAACATGGCAGCAGCTTGATTCCCACAGCTGGCAGGAAGTGTTTGATCTGAAGCTAGGATGGGATATTACCGACTTCGGCGGCAGCGATTTTCTTATCATGGGCCTCACGCTGTTTACCCTGCGCAACGGCTCACCTGAAGGTGCGCCCTACGCCAAAACTTACGCCGAAAAAGTCATGCACGTGCGTGAAAATCAGATGACGCCGATGCATTTTCACTGGAGCAAACAGGAAGACATTATCAACCGCGGCGGCGGTAATTTGATTGTTGAACTGTGGCATTCAGATCCGTTTGAACAGCCCGATGAATCGGACATTACGGTGGTGATTGACGGCTGCCGCCAGACGCACGCAGCAGGCAGCCAGCTGCGCCTTTCTCCGGGGGAAAGTATCAGCCTGGTGCCGGAGATGTACCACAGCTTCTGGGGCGAGCCCGGCTACGGCGACGTGCTGGTCGGTGAGGTTTCGATGGTGAACGATGACGATCACGACAACCGTTTTTTAAAGCCTCTCGAGCGCTTCAGCACCCTTACCGAAGACGCCGGGCCGGAGCTGCTTTTGTGTCATGAGTACCGCCGGTTTATCTAA
- a CDS encoding response regulator, producing the protein MKPAILVVDDDKAICDVLRDVLSEHVFDVLVCHSGNEALQIVAAEPSIALILLDMMLPDTNGLLVLQQVQKLRPALPVVMLTGMGSESDVVVGLEMGADDYIAKPFNGRVVVARVKAVLRRSGALAVETSPTKTSALQFNGWRLDTDRCQLMNARQQQVDLTQGEYGLLLSLVQHARKVLSREKLLELTHSESLEVFDRTIDVLIMRLRRKIEVNPHQPTLIRTIRGVGYVFAADVTHGENNAV; encoded by the coding sequence ATGAAACCTGCAATCCTGGTGGTGGATGACGACAAGGCCATTTGCGACGTGCTGCGCGATGTGCTCAGCGAACACGTCTTCGACGTGCTGGTGTGCCATAGCGGCAATGAAGCGCTGCAGATTGTGGCGGCAGAGCCCTCCATCGCGCTTATCCTGCTGGATATGATGCTGCCGGATACCAACGGCCTGCTGGTGCTTCAGCAGGTGCAAAAGCTACGTCCGGCGCTGCCGGTGGTGATGCTGACCGGCATGGGCAGCGAGTCTGACGTGGTGGTGGGGCTGGAAATGGGCGCCGATGACTACATCGCCAAACCGTTTAACGGCCGCGTGGTCGTCGCGAGGGTGAAAGCGGTGCTGAGGCGCAGCGGGGCGCTGGCCGTAGAAACCAGCCCGACGAAAACCAGCGCGCTGCAGTTTAACGGCTGGCGGCTGGACACCGACCGCTGCCAGCTGATGAACGCCCGGCAGCAGCAGGTTGATCTCACCCAGGGGGAATATGGTCTGCTGCTTTCCCTGGTGCAGCACGCCAGAAAGGTGCTGTCGCGGGAAAAACTGCTTGAGCTAACCCACAGCGAAAGCCTCGAAGTGTTTGACCGGACTATCGACGTGCTGATTATGCGGCTGCGGCGCAAAATCGAGGTCAATCCGCACCAGCCCACGCTTATCCGCACCATCCGCGGCGTGGGCTACGTCTTTGCCGCGGATGTCACCCACGGCGAAAATAATGCGGTTTAG